Below is a window of Candidatus Trichorickettsia mobilis DNA.
ATGGAATTGGTAAATCTACTTTACTTAAAATTATTTTAGGAAAAATAGCAGTGGATATTGGTAGTTATGAATGGGGATATGAAGCACAAATCTCCTACTTCGCTCAAGATCATCATGAATTATTGAATGAGAATATTAGTGTTATTGATTGGTTATCAAAACAAGTGGAAGATAAGTTAATTAACAGTTTGCGTAATGTTCTTGGACAAGTACTGTTTCGTCAAGATGAAGCTAATAAAAATATTTTAAATTTAAGTGGCGGTGAAGGTGCTCGTTTATTGCTAGCAAAAATTATTCTTGAAGAAGGTAATATACTAGTATTAGATGAACCTACTAACCATTTAGATATTGAGGCTAAAGAAACATTAAAAAAAGCCTTGGTAAATTATCCGGGCACATTAATATTAGTCACGCATGATAGAGATTTTGCAAGCCATATAGCCAGTAGAGTTATAGCTTTAACTAATAAAGGGATTGTTGATTTTAAAGGTACATATCAAGAATACTTAATTAGATATGGTAATGATTATTTGGATAGTAACTGGGTGTTAGCGAATAAGTAAGCTTTGTAAGTTTAAAATCTGAAAAGAGAAAATTTTAACAAAACTCTATTTTGATAAGTAACGAAGTCGATAAGCATCGTTAGTGATATTCTCCATTAACCATTGATAAACCTTATCTGATAAACCAAAAGGACAATGGTTCCAATTTGTAAATAAATTAGCTCTGATATCTGTGGCATTAATTGAATTTTCTATTGTTGTTAAATCTAAAGACCAGTCAGGAAATAAGTCTAAGTAATATGAAGATTGATCTTTTGCGCAGCCTAGTAAAGTAATCGATGAATTACCGAAATGTTTTCTTGCGGCAGCTTTCACTGCTTCAAGCCATTCTTGATCTTTTTTAAAGTCATTGACAGGCGTAATAAAAACTCGTTTATTTTCTTTTTCAGTCAAACTTATACGAATCATTCGTTCTCTTTCTTGAACAGTAAATGGATTTTTAGAACTAAGAGGAGAGTTGGCTGAACCTAAAATAACAAGAGTTCTTTGACAGTTCTTTAAACCATTTTGTAATATTCTAAGATGTTCTTGATGAAATGGTTGGAAACGGCCAATAAAAATACAGCCAGTTCTAGAATTATGACTACATCCGGTAAGAAATGCAAAAATTCCAACATAGCACAAACATTTAAGATTATTAACGACAGGTAGTTTCATATATTTTTCTTGTATCTCAAGAATATTTAATAACTTTGTTCTTGTCGGTTAAACCAATTTTTTAGATAAGTTTCAGCAATCTGTTCATCTTCAATCAACACTAGATTTTCAGCATTACGCTGATCAGCTGCTTTGCTAAAATTGAAACTTCCAGTAAGTACTTTATGCCTATCAATGACTATTACCTTGTTATGTGCAATGCCAGGCACTTTATCTATTTTGACTTTAATTCCGGCATTTTGTAATTCGGTCATTTTAGAATGACGATCGTCTAAATTGCTACGATCAAGTAATATTTGCACTTTGACCCCACGATTTTTAGCTGCAATTAATTGGTATATTATTGGCTGAGAAGTAAAGCTATAAGCTTGTATGTAAATAGTATCTTTGGCTTTAGCTATTTCCTGAGCAATTAATGAGCCACAACCTGAAGGAGGAGTAAAACAGACATTAAATTTATCTGTTTTAGGATGAAAATTGTGCCAGGTACCTATACCTACCATTTCTTCGTATCCTACTCCTGCAGTAACTCCTAACATAAATATTCCGATTACAGACCCACGTATTCCAGATAATTTTTTAATGGCTAGTTTAGTTTTTCTGTTATTCATGACTCTTATTTTCTCATTTACTAGCGGTATACTACTACTTAGTCCTGCATGCAACTAATGTTATAGTAATGGTTTGTTAATATAACATAAATGGTAAATAATGTTTGGAAAAATCTTTTCAATATTGGGTGGGGCTATAGGTAGTAGTTTTGGTGGGGGAATATTATCGACGATTGGTCGTTTTGCCGGGCAGATGCTTGGAACATATTTTGAGCAATCTCAGCATGAGGTAGAAGAGCATTATCGCTTTAAAAATGTTAAGGATAGTTTTGCTTTATCTAGAGCGATGTATGGGGAGGTGATACCGCTAGTATTTGGTACTGCAAAGGTTGTTGGTAAAATTATTTGGGCCGAGCAGATTAAAGAAGTTCGAAATAATTCTACTGAAAAAAAATATTTCAAGCAATTTCATCAAGTTAAGGAATTATATCATACTACCGAATGTGAGTATTATTTATCATTTGCTGTCAGTATTTGTGAAGGTGAAATTGCTGATGTTATTAGAGTATGGGCTAATGACAGCTTAATTAACCTTAGCGATTATAAATGTCGACTCTATCTTGGTACTGAGGAACAATTACCGGATAGCTTGATTGTTGCTAGTGTTGGCGGTCAAGCCCCAGCATTTCGTGATCTCAGTTATATTATCTTTGAAGAATTACCATTAGCAGATTTTGGTAGTATTGTTCCTAATTTTTCATTTGAGGTCATAAGAAAGGCTAATATCCAAGCACAGCCAACAGTTGAGGATATTGTAAAATCCATAGTGATGATTCCAGGATCCGGAGAATTTGTTTATGACACGGTAATACAACATAAGCGCGTTAATACTGCCAAAAAAATTATTAATTCTCATAATTATAAAAATATTGCTAATAGTGTCTATAGCTTGAATCAACTACAGATAATATGTGAGAATGTAGAATGGGTAGCGCCGGTTGCATGCTGGTTTGGCGATAGTACAGATGCCGGAGATTGTATAATCAGGCCGGCGATTGAATTTAATGATCAATATGTAAAATATTCCGAAGAATGGCAAGTGGGCAGATATTCGCGCTTATCGGCTAAGGAAATATCTAAGGATGAAGCTGGTAATCCTAGATATGGCGGTAGTGTCAATGACGCTAGTATAGTGCGTTATTTGCAGGAGTTAAAAAGACGTAACTTGAAAATAATGTTTTATCCTATGGTGTTTCTCGATATACCGGATAAGCCGTGGCGTGGTCACTTAACCGGCGCTCCTGAAGCAATAGTGGAATTCTTTAATAAAGCTGAAGGCTATAATAATTTTGTCTTACATTATGCAGAATTAGTAAAAGATTATGTTAATGCTTTTGTTATCGGTTCAGAACTTATTGGTCTAACCAAAGTGCAGAATATAGTGAGGCAATATCCGGCGGTAATTGAGCTCATTAAATTAGCAGAGCGAGTTAAAACCATTGTTGGTGGTAACGTGCTAGTAACTTATGCTGCTGATTGGTCAGAATATCATCATACCGCAGGAGGATGGTATAATCTCGATCCTTTATGGGCTTCACCCTATATCGATTTCATTGGCATCGATGCTTACTTTCCGGTAACCAGAACTACTAATTCTAATATTAGTTTTGAAGATATGGTAGTGGGATGGCAAACGGGCGAAGGGTTTAATTATTATACGGATAATGAAATTCGATATGATTTAGCGCCAGAATACGCTTGGAAAAATCTGCGTTACTGGTGGGAAAATCGTCACCAGAATCCTGATGGCATGTTTACCGAGTGGCAGCCTAAGATGAAACAAATCTGGTTTACTGAATTTGGCTTTCCGTCAATAGATAAGGCAACTAATCAACCGAATGTATTTTTTGACCCTAATTGTGTTGATGGTGGTGTACCGAGATATTCTTCAGGAGAGATTGATTTCTCAATTCAACGTAAAGCAATTAAAGCATTTATTGAATATTGGCAGGCACAGGAATATATCGGGCAAATGTTTTTATGGACCTGGGATGCTAGGCCCTATCCGGCGTGGCCACATATGAATATATGGCGCGACGGGTATTTGTGGGAGAAGGGACATTGGGTTAATAATAAATTTGGTGCCACAAGCATTGCAGCAATTATCCTTGAATTATCAGATGCCGGTGGTCTTAATCTTGATAAAATCGATGTGGCGACTTTGGATGATATTGTTGAAGGTGTGGTATTTAACCGACCAATGACGATTATTGATGCTATTAATATTTTAAGAGTTGGTTATTTTTTTGATATTACGGCAAGTACGCAAGATAAAATTAGATTTATTAAACGTGGACAAAATAACTTATGTCCTATGGTTAATCAAATGTTGGTTAAATTATCCGATAATAGTTATGTTGAACAACAGCAGGTAGCAAAAAATGATATAATCAGCAAATTAGAATTATATTTTATCGATCGCATCAAAGAATATAATCATGGTTATTGTCACGTAAATAGTGAACATTTAAGCAATAAGCGTAACGCAGTAGTAAAATTACCGATAGCCTTATCCATTTTTGAAGCTGAAAGATTAGGGCAGTTAATTTTAAAGAATGCTCAGGTCGAGGATAAGATCATAAAATTTATTCTGCCGATGACTAATGGTCTGATATTTGAGCCTGCTGATTTTATTACTTTCTCTCATTTAAATCAACAATATCAGATTAGAATAGTTACGGTTAGCATTAACAGGTTCTCACTAACAATAACCGGTATTGTTGATGATCTTGCTAGCTATTATTTGCCAGTAACGACTAGGTCGTTAGATTTAGCGTATCAGGAGCCGATAGATCATAAATTTTTAGTAGTTGATTTGCCGGTCGGAATAGAATTTCAGCTGAGTGAAGCTTATGTGGCGGTATATTTATATAGTAATACTAAACAATCATTATATGTTTCATTAGCTCTAGCTGACAGTCGACAGCTTGATTATATAAATATTGCTAACAACTTAATGCCTCGTGGCGGTATTGGTGAGTTAGCATCAGTACAAACAACGGCTTCTGCTAATATCTTCTTAATTGACGAGCTATCCAGCTTCACTATATTTTACCGTGCTTTTGAAAAAGATGTTGTTGCTGGTTGGAATTTGGCTTTATGCGGAACAGAGATAATTAAATTTAATCAGTGGTCACAAGTTGCTGAGAATTTATACCAAGTCAGTAAGCTTATTAGAGGGTGTTTTGCCACCGAGAACTATATTCACACTCATCTTGCCGGAGAAAATTTTGTTTTACTGAATAATTATGCATCATTGATTGCCGTATCAAAAACATTGGAACAGAAGACGCTTTCATTTAAATTAGCTAGATTGGAGCTAACACAACAATTAGTTTTTAGCAATAAATCACAAAAATTATTACCTCCTTTTATTGATCATTGCCAATTAACTGTAAGAAATCTTGAAATTGGTTGGCGTCAGCGATCTTGCCATCAGGATGATTGGGTCTCAGCTGATATTAATGAGAAATGTGAATTTACTATTAATGTCACTAATGAAAATCAATCTTATTACTTTACCACTCAGGAAAAAAAATTAATCATAAATTGTGATGAATTGGCTCTTAGTGGTGAGGTCAATATTAGTATAATCGCTCAAGATCATATTGGTCACCGCAAGTCCTCTGCTGCTATTAGGCGAATCTTAGATATTCGGGGATAGAAGAGAATTTGATAAATATTATGATATGGATTCCTGCCTTCG
It encodes the following:
- a CDS encoding phospholipase D family protein, with the translated sequence MNNRKTKLAIKKLSGIRGSVIGIFMLGVTAGVGYEEMVGIGTWHNFHPKTDKFNVCFTPPSGCGSLIAQEIAKAKDTIYIQAYSFTSQPIIYQLIAAKNRGVKVQILLDRSNLDDRHSKMTELQNAGIKVKIDKVPGIAHNKVIVIDRHKVLTGSFNFSKAADQRNAENLVLIEDEQIAETYLKNWFNRQEQSY
- a CDS encoding glycoside hydrolase TIM-barrel-like domain-containing protein produces the protein MFGKIFSILGGAIGSSFGGGILSTIGRFAGQMLGTYFEQSQHEVEEHYRFKNVKDSFALSRAMYGEVIPLVFGTAKVVGKIIWAEQIKEVRNNSTEKKYFKQFHQVKELYHTTECEYYLSFAVSICEGEIADVIRVWANDSLINLSDYKCRLYLGTEEQLPDSLIVASVGGQAPAFRDLSYIIFEELPLADFGSIVPNFSFEVIRKANIQAQPTVEDIVKSIVMIPGSGEFVYDTVIQHKRVNTAKKIINSHNYKNIANSVYSLNQLQIICENVEWVAPVACWFGDSTDAGDCIIRPAIEFNDQYVKYSEEWQVGRYSRLSAKEISKDEAGNPRYGGSVNDASIVRYLQELKRRNLKIMFYPMVFLDIPDKPWRGHLTGAPEAIVEFFNKAEGYNNFVLHYAELVKDYVNAFVIGSELIGLTKVQNIVRQYPAVIELIKLAERVKTIVGGNVLVTYAADWSEYHHTAGGWYNLDPLWASPYIDFIGIDAYFPVTRTTNSNISFEDMVVGWQTGEGFNYYTDNEIRYDLAPEYAWKNLRYWWENRHQNPDGMFTEWQPKMKQIWFTEFGFPSIDKATNQPNVFFDPNCVDGGVPRYSSGEIDFSIQRKAIKAFIEYWQAQEYIGQMFLWTWDARPYPAWPHMNIWRDGYLWEKGHWVNNKFGATSIAAIILELSDAGGLNLDKIDVATLDDIVEGVVFNRPMTIIDAINILRVGYFFDITASTQDKIRFIKRGQNNLCPMVNQMLVKLSDNSYVEQQQVAKNDIISKLELYFIDRIKEYNHGYCHVNSEHLSNKRNAVVKLPIALSIFEAERLGQLILKNAQVEDKIIKFILPMTNGLIFEPADFITFSHLNQQYQIRIVTVSINRFSLTITGIVDDLASYYLPVTTRSLDLAYQEPIDHKFLVVDLPVGIEFQLSEAYVAVYLYSNTKQSLYVSLALADSRQLDYINIANNLMPRGGIGELASVQTTASANIFLIDELSSFTIFYRAFEKDVVAGWNLALCGTEIIKFNQWSQVAENLYQVSKLIRGCFATENYIHTHLAGENFVLLNNYASLIAVSKTLEQKTLSFKLARLELTQQLVFSNKSQKLLPPFIDHCQLTVRNLEIGWRQRSCHQDDWVSADINEKCEFTINVTNENQSYYFTTQEKKLIINCDELALSGEVNISIIAQDHIGHRKSSAAIRRILDIRG
- a CDS encoding adenylyltransferase/cytidyltransferase family protein codes for the protein MKLPVVNNLKCLCYVGIFAFLTGCSHNSRTGCIFIGRFQPFHQEHLRILQNGLKNCQRTLVILGSANSPLSSKNPFTVQERERMIRISLTEKENKRVFITPVNDFKKDQEWLEAVKAAARKHFGNSSITLLGCAKDQSSYYLDLFPDWSLDLTTIENSINATDIRANLFTNWNHCPFGLSDKVYQWLMENITNDAYRLRYLSK